Below is a genomic region from Triticum dicoccoides isolate Atlit2015 ecotype Zavitan chromosome 5A, WEW_v2.0, whole genome shotgun sequence.
accgctgagaaccggcaaaagcggcttcactcacgtgctcgttgcagtcgacaagtttaccaaatggatcgaagctaaacctatcaagaaccttgacgctagcaccgctgtcagttttatcagagaattgacattcagatatggagtcccacacaacatcatcacggacaacggatcgaacttcgattccgatgagttcagagctttctgcgcctctcagggcactcgagtcgactatgcttctgttgctcacccgcagtcgaacggataAGCAGAAAGAGccgatggcctaattctcaaaggactgaaaccccgactgatgcgtgatctcaaacatgcagtaggtgcttgggttgatgaacttccgtcagttatgtggggtttaaggacaactcctaatcggtcgactggaagaactcctttcttcttagtctatggagccgaagctgttctgccaagtgacttgctccacaatgcaccccgagttgaactcttctccgaagcggaagcagagcaggcccggcaagattcagtcgatctcttagtggaggaaagagagatggccttgatccgctcgaccatttatcagcaagatttgcatcgattccacgccaggaatgtgagggatcgggcctttcaagaaggagacttggttcttcgagtggatcagcagaaaccacacaagctcgctccaacttgggaaggccccttcatcgtcaccaaagttctccacaacggagcataccatctttacagtatcgAGCATCAGAAAGATGAGCCatgggcttggaacgcggagctgctccgccccttttatacttaaacactcgttcgaataaaatgtaataagcaacaccttttgtaattcgtttatcaaagacaagagcttacggttctctcactaagaggcttaacggcagtccaacactcgcctaagtttgaaaaaatcctaccgagtggagagcaatcctcccactcgagggcttagctgcagtcgagcactcgcctaagttctctcactaagaggcttaacagcagtccagcactcgcctaagtttgaaaaatcgtaccgagtggagagcaatcctcacactcgggggcttagctgcagtcgagtactcgcctaagttctctcactaagaggcttaacggcagtccagcactcgcctaggtttgaaaaaatcccaccgagtggagagcaatcctcccactcgggggcttagctgcagtcgaagtactcgcctaagttctctcactaggaggcttaacggtagtccaacactcgcctaagtttgaaaaaaccctaccgagtggagagcaatcctcccactcggggggcttagctgcagtcgagcactcgcctaagttctctcactaagaggcttaatggcagtccagcactcgcttaAGTTtggaaaaatcttaccgagtggagagcaatcctcccactcggggggcttagctgcaatccagtactcgcctaagtttgagacccattcctatctgcaaggacgacgaggtgcaggtcgactgcaaccttctccttcagatctgcggcacaaatacaacatccgctccatccctatccgcaaggacgacgaggcacaGGTCgattgcaaccttctccttcggagctgcggcacaaatacaacggccgctccatccctatccgcaaggacgatgaggtgcaggtcgactgcaaccttctccttcggagctgcagcACAAATACAATGTCCGCTCNNNNNNNNNNNNNNNNNNNNNNNNNNNNNNNNNNNNNNNNNNNNNNNNNNNNNNNNNNNNNNNNNNNNNNNNNNNNNNNNNNNNNNNNNNNNNNNNNNNNNNNNNNNNNNNNNNNNNNNNNNNNNNNNNNNNNNNNNNNNNNNNNNNNNNNNNNNNNNNNNNNNNNNNNNNNNNNNNNNNNNNNNNNNNNNNNNNNNNNNNNNNNNNNNNNNNNNNNNNNNNNNNNNNNNNNNNNNNNNNNNNNNNNNNNNNNNNNNNNNNNNNNNNNNNNNNNNNNNNNNNNctgcggcacaaatacaacgtccgctccatccctatccgcaaggacgacgaggtgcaagtcgactgcaaccttctccttcagagctgcggcacaaatacaacgtccgctccatccttatccgcaaggacgacgaggtgcaggtcgacagcaaccttctccttcggaggtgcggcacaaatacaacatccgctccatccctatccgcaaggacgatgaggtgcagcaaGCAAAGTACATCCaaaggcaaacacaagcacattcggagataaaccaaattcagataaatcctaaaaaagttccaagcagcaaatcgaaagtactcgggcaccaagcccgaaggagtttaacggttacaaaaaccactcagcattccgaggaaaatttaaagcgtatccaagtttcataagattgttcactcggccggaggagggctggcaggctccacgaatgagtccagatcgatcccatcagcgatccgagtggcggcagcaatgaaagtctccatgaaggactggaagtcgtgctttttggtgttagcgactttgatcgcagccagcttgtcttcatgagcctccttgcaatggactcacaCCAGGGACtgcgccacatcagcaccacaccgggcggaggatttcttccattcttacactcggtcagggatctcgttcagtcgagtcatcagagattccagatcattctgaagcgtTGCCCCCGGCCAAAGCATCgagtcgattcgagagacaacctccttcgGGCGTgtgaggtagcttgtggcgctggcgatacgggactctagtcggagcacgttcatcgcagtttcgtcgcagactggggaagcgatagggtccagacccgtctcgacccttccaaTTTCTTCGTTGAAGTCTTGGCAGAGTTCTGCAGCCAAAAGTCAGTTCATCAACCGAGCAAAATCCGattgcaagcatcaacacagttggattaaaagaaataccttccagcgcgagataaagcttcttggcgagggtcCTTAGATAAGCTTCTGTGTtattcctcttgcggatcgcagactccaacttttcgttcaggacgaccttgtccttcttcaggctggtcacttcgcggttagcttcattaagacaagattttaGTCTAttcacctctccttcaagcgttccgactaaagcaagcttcttgtctgcaagagcggttttgtcttgggctactttttgcgcggcggcgaggtccgagtccttcttgtccagatctaacttcattttctctgcaaagaagtaatcgaatcaaagaagagatcaaagagatatattgaagttcagtcggcaatcagttaccttccataccatcggcctcgtcttgagcttttttcagattttgatgagccaattccaagtctaagttgagttgcctctgcttctcttcgagttcggcaaacttggagataagagtacaagacttctgcaggagGCAAAAGACATATCGATCGATAGGTTCGAAGGCAGTTcatttccgagtgaataaaacctaaagaagtgggcaacaagctgttcagaccccagtcgactgccagcagtcgactgcggtctcggggactacacccagtgggtgcacttggcgtgcccccaccggttctgatccaacTCGACCGGCCCGCTGGAGtcgagtgcaaaaaaaaagagagaaagaacaattgaacaattgcgccgtcaagaaagaagaactcagaccacagtcgactgccagcagtcgaccgcggtctcggggactacaaccagtgggtgcacttagtgtgcccccaccagttctggtcccactcgcccagaccgagtggaagagcgaaactaccaaaaacgaCAGCGACACCtagtgggtgctctaattcaacgcgaacaacaggagattgtgcagaagaagatttttcgagaacaaaaacggttggaaagtctactcacctggacattggcccgaagggcggcactagcgtcgtaggcagcctgactgctctcgtgcactatcttcacccgctccatcatcatatcaGCCTGTCAGATGGCTTCTgtagccgcttccgactggttgtctggaacggggtagctggtgaaaaagtgtGCAGACGACCTAGGTGCGGCTGCTTGAAGCTCCGTGGTGTGGAGTTGGATAGTTGAAGGAACCACAGGCGCGGTCGACCACGTGGGATGCCCACTTGGCAAGGGTGCAGCGAACGTCACAGTGGCCCTGCCCGCGTCTTCATCTTGACGGACGGGAGGCGTTGCAGTTGGTTCTTACCGAGCCACCCTGCCAGctgttaccttcttgctcttcctaggcttaggagccacatcttcgtcgtcgtccggaagatcaatgatgttgggtggagctgcaagacagaacattcgaccccaagtgaaccactcgaccctaaaaggatcaagaatctaaatcgcaagagttcatacctgggttagaggttaccgcatcctccatttcctcgtcccggtactggtatgaagaggtccctgacgtagcagcactgcaaaggcccACATTCAATCGGTTACACCCAATTAATCGAATACACATgaaggacaagtcagatggttacccggagatagtaggaacggtcactttgatcttgggcaaagcttttggcagtttggaggagATGGCTTTCGGCACTTTCGGCGCTGGAGGCGGCGCGACCTTAGAttgctttggagccttctcagttggcgtcggggaagacgtcctggggTGCTTCGAGGACTGCCCGATTGGCGCagccaccaagtccggagcgcttgccgggtcatgagtgtgcttggacctcctctccctgcgaggaggcgagtcgacttcttcctcatcaGTCGATTCCTCGCTCTCCTTGTCCTCCTCGGcttccgaatgctcctcgccgctctcgccctCGCTCCCTTCTTCCTCAGCGCCTGGGTCCTGCActtcgttgggcatcgaatacatttcaatgagggcctgaaaggataacAACCAAAGGAAATTCAGTCGACCACAAACGGGACGTCACATGgcgaatcggaaagatacttgataaaacagaaatatacctgctccggctggtgcgagttgtcgaatggaatcaccctcctggacccccgagggttgtctttgttgccagtgattcccctcaaccagttctccaagatatcctcgctgacctcctccgggtggatccgagtggtatcctcgagcccagagtacatccacatcggatgatcgcgcgcctgaagaggttggatgcgtcgaccgagaaagacctccagcagatccatcccggtcactccgtcGTGGACAAGCTGGATGACCCGTTCAACCAGCACCTTGacatgcgccttctcttctggaactaccttcaggggagcaggcttctccactcgagccaaggagaaaggaggaagtccagtcgactggccaggggttggctgatccttgcagtagaaccaagtcgactgccagccccggaccgagtcaggaaggatcatggctgggaaagtactcttgctcctcatctggatccccagaccaccgcacatctggatcacccgcgtcctctcatcactcgacttggcctttttgaccgactgggaacggcaagtgaagatgtgtttgaaaagcccccagtgcggtcgacatcccaagaagttttcacacatggacacgaaagcggccagatagactatggtgttcggagtgaaatggtggagctgagccccaaagaagttcaaaaaaccccagaagaaagggtggggaggcagtgagaatccacGATCTATGTGGGTtgcgaggaggacacactcaccctctctaggctgtggctcggtttcgtcccccgggagccgagccgacttgtgagggatcaatcccccctccaccaggtcgtcgaggtcgtcctgcgtgactgccgagcggatccagtcgccttggatccagcctgccagcaggccggacctcgacgaggatccgccccggctggtccgcttgcccttcaccTTCGCGGTCGCTTTCTTCGCGCCTTCCAGCGCcatcgtcttctccttccccatggtgaCGGGTCGAGCTCGAACAGAGGTCCGGCGACGAAGCAGAAGCGTGAGTGGCGGAGAGATCGGGGGAAAGAGAAAAGAGAATGGGAGCACGCGGAGCAGAGGCCTGGCCCGGGAACTTTTATAAGGCCTTtcaccgagtggctgactggtggacccaagcgatctaaacaaatcccgcaacagtcacgcgcgcagtatgtggcgaaaaaggtggcgcggagatcgaggagacttgcctaatccgtctCGATAACCTCGGTTCTGCccgtctggcgcacttcccaaaattcgaatcccgcgagatccgtggagagcagaacaacctgtcagactgaagacaagcaccctctacatcatcattcggaattttaccatgaaagttcactcgacaacaaccaggaatggaccaaggcgattgagaaaggagtcgacgtcgtcacctcaactcattgttccagGACAAGGCGTATTCATAGCACAAAGAGTGGGTCGGAAATGttctcaaccccttcctcactcaaaccctgatccattcgggggttaatgatgaagctatgtacctagggtagggtcatggaccagtccaacataccctccccaaggacatccctacaAAGAAtcggaagcagtcgaagagaaaccatcatccacttgACCGTGGAGAcgcgctcactcgaccaccttgaagacactcgaccaccagaagttgaggaaccctccactctgcaacggtcgggacttaaaccatagcattatgagcatttatgacactttactgtagacgttaccagtaacgcctttcctttatgagcattgaaccctgtgttacggaggggagctggggtcctggcgcactctatataagccactcccctcctatgggacaagggttcgcatctttttgtaaactcacacacacatataatccagtcgaccgcctcatggcaccgagacgtagggctgttacttcctccgagaagggcctgaactcgtaaaactcgtgtgtacaactccttcatagctaggatcttgcctcctcatacttacccGCCATTCTACTGTCAGTTTTAGATCCACGACACCGGGACCAATGGATGtgagccaggagcgaggcccattggtcccggttcgtgtctggaaccgggaccaaagggtccagacaaaccgggaccaatgccccacgaggcccggccggcctcctgggctcacgaaccgggacgtatgccctcattggtcccggttcgtgactagaccgggactaatgggctggctaggtctggaccaaagccctgttttctactagtggccgtATCCTTGCCAAGTTCTTCCCGGAGTACCTCGTGCCCACGAGGTGCAAGGAAGGGGCGGGCGAGATGAAGAAAGGTTGTCGGTTCAGCAGTCGGAGAATCATGGAGCTCTGCGTCGGCATCAGGCCGGCAAGCCAATGTATCTATGACACCGCCTTCAGAACAAGTGCATCTTACCCCGTTGCAACGCTGATATGTCCTAACAACTCCATGGGCACCTTGGTCAAGTTAGATGCTTGCCTGTTTGATGATTACAAGTCGTGGCATTGTATTCTCCATTTCCTTTTATTTGTTCACCGATTAATTTTAGTGGCCTTTATTGAAAAAATATATGTTCAGATCTTTACTGGTCGCCATGCAAATCTCAGACTGAGTACCCGTGACTTGTGAGTCTTTGGCGAGATGCACACCATGTTCATTGCCGGCGTTCTCAAGGTCACGTCGCCTCCGCCATGATACAAATATTGTGGTTTGTGCACCTTTGGCAACATGTGCACAATGTTCGTTGGCAACAATGGAAAGCTGGCATCGCTTCACCCAACAACAAAATAACAACATTGCTGGACATACGGCCTCCTACAAGCTACGGGCTCCTTCCAATTTCAGGGAGGTGGCGCGATTCCCCAACTAAAGTGCCACATTGGATCAATCCCGTAAGAGCCTATAAACTCCCCGTACGTGTAGTTTTACTGAAAAAATAATCTTAGAATGTATGAAAGCATCCACACGCTTGGATGCACTGGTCTTTTGTTTTTGACACTACAACCGTGGAACAATCGTTATGTGATATCTACATATATAAAGCAAAGGTAACATTTTTTTTTGACGGGTAAAAACTTTATTTCTCAAATAATAGACATATCGTTTACAAGAAGTTGAGAAATAAAATCTGGAATTAAAGCCTCCCAAAAACTAGAAGATCTATTGGTAAAAGAATTCTTAAGCAAAGGTAACATATTTACAAGGGGAAAAGGCAAAAAAAGAGATAAAGAGAAATTCAGTCAATTCCTTGTGTTGGTAACATGATGCAGAAAAATTGTAGTCTGATCAACTGAGCTTAAAGATTAATCTCAACCCAATCAAGAAGCTTGATCTCAAAGTTTAATCTCGATCCAATCAAGAAGCTTGTTAAGATATTTATTCTTAATACGGTAGCTGACGATCTTGAGATACTGTCTCAGTAGCGTCCTGgaggatttatttattttgaaacgaCACTAGCTTCGTTCATGATCCACTCTTCAGCGGCAGCAAATTTTGTGCGTCCCTCGATATCAGACGAGGCGTACATTGTGAAACCAACGGACCATCTTACAACAAGTcgccacaaattttgcccaaagagAGGGATCTGATTTCGCAATGCAAGCTGCCCTGCACTAGTGGCACCCAAGCACAAACAGATTACAAAATCGCGCACACTTGTACAATGGAAAACAGTAGGTAAAGCATATAAACCCTCGCACAAAATGTACATATTTCTCCCTCCAGAGACTTACAAAGGCCACAATTGTCCACACAGGTATTTCTGGGCATATGCCAGAGCCTCACACCTTGTACATATTGATACAACCGTTCCAAACACTATAAAAAGGACCGCCATGGAAACCATCGTATATATCTTTAAAGAGACTGCACACTTCAACAGAGTATCAAACAAGCGATGCGTTGAACAACGGTCGCAGCAGGACGCTTCTTTACAGGTACTTGATGAGAAGCCAAACGATAACCGCGAGCAGCACTATGGCAGCAACAGAGAGCATTAGGCACATGCATGAGCAGCCACCTTTGGCGCGCTTGTTCAGAATTGCAAGCCTCTTTTGCACACGCTGAATCAAGAGAGTCGCGTCAATGCACATCCATGTGAGCGGAACTAATTCATATCAAATAGTAGTAAGATATCTACCTGAAGACGGGAGTTTGTAACGTCGACGTGATCTTCCAAGTCATCCTGCGACATGGAGAAAAGCAATTATCAAACATTACCAGATACACAAATGCATATCAATCTTGGAGAGTAAGCACTAACAATCAATCTTGTATGCAGAGTAAGTTCTTCATTGACTGCTAATGCAATATGTTTTGTGCTCAGGACTGTCTCCTCCAGCCTTTCGAGACCCTCATCTTGTTCTGCAAATTGTTAAAACAAATGAATTAGCTACCATGCGATGCTTATCACCTACACAAatgctgatgattcaagaatgtaaATATATGTGCCAACCAATACAAAATGCAAGTAAGAATGGGATGAAACAAGACTTGTGGAGTCTTATAGGCGTGCTTTGGCACAAATAGCTAATTGTGAATTCAAATTCAGTTTATATAGTTGACAAGTTCCACTGTTAAAACAAACTACTAGATGAACACCAATAATACCTCTCATAACTTGCCTCTGGAGGCCAACAATCCCTTGGTTGTCTAACCCAGCAACTCTGCTCATATCATCAGCTGCTTTCTTACTCTGACCAAGCAAATCCTCCCTATACAGCATAAATGCATATTTTATATATACTTATTTCTGACAAAATGCTAATAATCTGAAGAAACTTTAACCAAATAATGTATTCAAGTAATTTTTTTAAGCCCTGAGAAAAAGGAGAGCATTCATGCAGGCTAAGACCATTCTAGGTTCAGTACTGAGATGCAGAACAAACCTGTTGGCAAAGTTTGACACGTTGAAACTTGTCCCCATCTGTTTTGCTTTAGATTTCAAGTTGGAAAGTGCATCTTGGCGCTTATGCATCTCCTTGTCAGTgctgcaaaaaataattaaaatgacTACATGAATCTTTTTTATAGCAAGTAAAAATTGCTGGACACAAATTTATATGAGTACTCAATTTATTATACAGGTGCAGCAGTAAACTTGTTTGACATAGACTACTACTATTACGTGTGGGGGTCTAAGTTTATTACGCCATTCAATTAAGTCTATCTCCATTTACCTCTTTGTCTAGAACCTCATCTTATCTGCTACATGAGTTAGTTATTGTTAACCACCGGCTACTTAGGCCTTGTTATCTTTTCAGAAAGCAATAAATAAGAGGCCTCTTGCCCCTGATTTACTCCTTCTACCCCCATCCCCTATTTTATCCTTGTGCTCCAATCGGCCAGGGTTGCCATCAAGGCACTTGACCGTCGGAGGCCAAGGCCTAGTTCTCCGGCAGCTCACAACTAGAAGGTTCTACTAGAAACACATTTCACACAGAACTTGTATCAACCAGCATGGCAACCTCTTCCCTATACTGCACACCTTATTATAATGATTCTTTGACAGCGCCTAGAAGAGTAGAATTCACTAGACTATTCTTATAAGCAGCCaacccatgtactccctccgttccgatttactcgtcataactaaaaccacgacgagtaaatcggaacggagggagtacatattattGACATAAGACAAGGTAAACCATAGATGAATTTTGATTCTAAGGATACATCGAACATGCAAATAATGGATTAAGTAACAGTTCATACAAATTCTCTGAGATTCTACTGTCCTATGTTCCTTTGTAACTTCCAAAACAAACTGTCAAGATTTCTGAGACACAAAAATGGCAGTAATGTAAGAACTCTAGTGATCTTCAGTATTATGTTATATAAAGATAAAAGTAGTCGAAACATACAGTGACTTTGGCGGAATCCTGGACAACAATGTCACCAAGCTATCCAGTCTAGTCCCAAGAATAGTTATTTTTCTCCGAATGGCTGATGTGTGGCGCATAATTTCAGGGCCTGATTGTGGAAGAGAACTTCTATCGGCAATCATGGAACTTATATCGTCAACAAGCTTAGATGCTTCAGTGTACTCTTTCATCCATGGGTCCGAAGATGATGCCATTGCTGGTTAATCCAAAATAGTATTAGCATAAATGTCAAGGAAGGACCAAAAAGTATGGCAGGATAGATGCATATAAACAAGCGCAAGGCAATATCACAACTCAGTTATCATGCAACATCATAATTAAAAATGTAGAGTTGGCCGGTTGATCCCAAACTAAGATTGAGCAGCATGCAGGAATACATTGCTCCTACTAAACAAACTCCTAAGTCCTAACCATGGGGCTCTAAAGGAACAACAAGATTGCTGAAGATTTAGTATGGTGTGTCCAAAACTCATCTTTGCAGATTTCTGCCCCAAATAACACCAAACATAGGGTACCCGTACCTCTGGCAGGTTACGTTTATGCAGGACAGGTCCGACCAGTTAGGCGCAATGTGCAAGAAACCATGGATTGCAGCTGACTGTTAGCTTACTGCAGCATGCCCAATCATATGGCATCGTGCCTGTGTTATGAAGTTTACAGGCAACAACACAACAAAGCTAAAGAAAATTTAGCCTCTGACATATCTTTCCAATGACCACAGGAAATGCTATCTTCCGCCAAAAGTTCACAAGAACTTTTGTACTTTCTATTCCCATCACCTATTACATTCACCGCAAACCCACACCTTCCGTCCCCAAAGATCCAACCAAGATCCCTAATTGGCATCAGAACCACAATAAGGTTATGTTCAGTTGCTGGGGATTATTTCCACTAGGAAGTAGGAACTAATCCCTGCAGGGAGGGAATCAACCCAATCCCTGCCGGGATTAGTTCCACTAGGGGATATAATCCCTGCCACTTGGTAACCAGTCGGTCAATCCCTGCCAGGGAGAAATTTAATTACACATATGATTCAATATATATATTCTACAAGGTAATATTTCAATTCTAACTTGGTTCCATCAAAATAGCCCCCAGAAGCAAACTGGTTCTTCTTTGTTACTATGCAAGTTGTATAATTGTCTACAGATGGGTTTCCTCAAATCCCCTTTCATTGTCAGTTTGCTACGACATGGTTCCATGAATGACATGAAAACTGGAAAGGGAAAAGATCCACACAAAGTTTGTCCATTTGCAAGCATCAAGAGGTAAGATGCAGGAGCAGGGGTATAGGAGGAGGACGAAGTTCTCGTCAGCAGCAGAGCAGAAGACGGTGCAAATGCAGAAACATGTAGATTGGAGAAGGGTGTGCAAGCTAAAAGGCTAGCAAATGCATGTGCATCAGAGTCAACTAGTGGCGCTGTCAAAATTACCCTTCATAAATAAGGTGATTGTGCCTGGGAGTAAACAGCCCAAACGATGAACTGTGATTGGGCAAGAAATAAAGCTTCAGCGGATAACAAGCAGGCTCGTAATCTTGCTAACTCCTTGTACAAACTTGATTCGTGTCAATTAGTGCAAATTTGGTACTGCAGCTGCTTGTGCAAAGTTGATTTGTATGTACCCATGGATCCTTAATTCCTTATGGAAGTTGAGACTTTTTTCTTGCCCAGTCAGAAGAGAACATGCAAGCTGGCTTAAGGTGAGTGTTTTTTCTACAAATTGGTCCATCAAGTTCCTAATACAAGACCTAAGCCCCTACTTATTCAGGAACAAAAAGGAAAGATCAATCCACTATCATTTTCTCAGCTCTGAATCTCTAATTCTCTCTCCCTCTCCTGATACATCTATCCCTCTCAATTTCAACTCTCTCGCCCGCCGCATCATGAGAAATCACGAACTTACCCACCCTATGAACCTGTCACGGCGCGCACAATAGAACCCTAGAAATTAAGAGAAGGANNNNNNNNNNNNNNNNNNNNNNNNNNNNNNNNNNNNNNNNNNNNNNNNNNNNNNNNNNNNNNNNNNNNNNNNNNNNNNNNNNNNNNNNNNNNNNNNNNNNNNNNNNNNNNNNNNNNNNNNNNNNNNNNNNNNNNNNNNNNNNNNNNNNNNNNNNNNNNNNNNNNNNNNNNNNNNNNNNNNNNNNNNNNNNNNNNNNNNNNNNNNNNNNNNNNNNNNNNNNNNNNNNNNNNNNNNNNNNNNNNNNNNNNNNNNNNNAATCTTACCGCTTACCGGCGAGAAGCCTGCTGTGGCCGCCGACGTCGCCTCCGGGGTCGctgccgcgtgcgggagggaggggGGAATTCGCCACGCGCGAGAGGAGAGGGGAGTAGCCGATTGATTGTGAGGCCCCAGCGATCAGCGAAAGGGGGCGAGAGAAACAGGCGAAATGCAGACTTTTTCTATTCTTCAGAGAGATAAACGACAGGCTCCCATACATCAGTTTTGGGCCAGCTCACGCCTACTCTGCCACCGGGCCCTTCCCCGGTGGGGTCCACTCGACGGCCAACTCCATTGCCGATTTTGGACTTCTTTCCGTCACGCCAACGCCCCCAGATCTCCT
It encodes:
- the LOC119299374 gene encoding syntaxin-51-like; amino-acid sequence: MASSSDPWMKEYTEASKLVDDISSMIADRSSLPQSGPEIMRHTSAIRRKITILGTRLDSLVTLLSRIPPKSLTDKEMHKRQDALSNLKSKAKQMGTSFNVSNFANREDLLGQSKKAADDMSRVAGLDNQGIVGLQRQVMREQDEGLERLEETVLSTKHIALAVNEELTLHTRLIDDLEDHVDVTNSRLQRVQKRLAILNKRAKGGCSCMCLMLSVAAIVLLAVIVWLLIKYL